Proteins encoded within one genomic window of Deltaproteobacteria bacterium:
- a CDS encoding L-seryl-tRNA(Sec) selenium transferase: MALRRIPKIDEVLLVLEGEEAWKGFPRHMLVDACRRAVGDVRKAILGGVVAEKSAVDVAEEVKKKLTSYRSFSLRRLVNATGIVLHTNLGRAPLCEEAIERIIEVSRGYSNLEFDLAAGKRGIRYDHVTDILCALTGAEDALIVNNNAAAVLLVLNTLSQGREAIVSRGELIEIGGEFRIPEVMEKSGAILREVGTTNRTHLSDYEHAIQERTGVILKVHTSNFRTVGFTEEIGLKSLVELGFRHGVPVMNDLGSGCFVELEQFGFEREPTVQAALQSGVDVVTFSGDKLLGGPQAGVILGKRDIIGAVKKNPLNRALRIDKLTLAALEGTVKAYLDERGGYERLRVLRSLTEPLTAVRERARKLLDRLRSLSMKDFTFTLKEGKSLAGGGSLPTQEIPTALIAVTSKSLSASGMEKRFRALDVPIIARIHEDEILLDLRTIEEEEFPFIETGLGSIAGRKR; the protein is encoded by the coding sequence ATGGCCTTGAGGCGGATTCCCAAGATCGACGAGGTCCTGCTCGTTCTTGAAGGAGAGGAAGCCTGGAAGGGTTTTCCCCGGCATATGCTTGTTGACGCATGCCGCCGGGCCGTGGGGGATGTGAGAAAAGCCATTCTCGGCGGGGTCGTAGCGGAAAAGAGCGCCGTTGACGTTGCGGAAGAGGTAAAAAAGAAGCTTACGTCATACCGGAGCTTCAGCCTTCGCCGTCTCGTGAACGCCACGGGCATCGTGCTTCACACCAACCTTGGACGGGCCCCGCTCTGCGAAGAAGCGATCGAGCGGATCATCGAGGTAAGCCGGGGATATTCGAATCTCGAATTCGATCTTGCCGCGGGAAAGCGGGGGATCCGATACGATCATGTGACGGATATCCTCTGCGCCCTCACCGGGGCCGAGGATGCCCTTATCGTGAATAACAACGCTGCCGCCGTTCTCCTGGTGCTCAACACCCTGTCACAGGGCAGGGAGGCGATCGTTTCCCGGGGGGAACTGATAGAGATCGGCGGCGAATTCCGGATCCCCGAGGTCATGGAGAAAAGCGGGGCGATCCTGCGCGAAGTGGGAACCACCAACAGGACTCACCTGTCGGATTACGAGCATGCCATACAGGAGCGGACGGGCGTCATTTTGAAAGTCCATACCAGTAATTTCAGGACCGTGGGATTCACTGAAGAGATCGGCCTTAAGAGCCTTGTCGAGCTTGGTTTCCGGCACGGGGTCCCCGTCATGAACGATCTGGGAAGCGGCTGTTTCGTGGAGCTCGAGCAATTCGGTTTTGAGCGGGAGCCGACCGTCCAGGCGGCCCTGCAATCCGGTGTCGACGTGGTCACCTTCAGCGGGGACAAGTTGCTCGGCGGTCCGCAGGCGGGCGTCATCCTGGGGAAACGGGATATCATCGGGGCGGTCAAGAAGAACCCCCTCAACAGGGCCCTTCGTATCGATAAGCTGACCCTTGCCGCCCTGGAAGGTACCGTGAAGGCATATCTTGATGAGCGAGGCGGCTATGAACGGCTGAGGGTGCTTCGGTCGCTGACCGAACCGCTCACTGCCGTCCGCGAACGTGCCAGGAAGCTGCTTGACAGGCTGCGATCCCTATCAATGAAGGATTTCACCTTTACCCTGAAAGAGGGGAAATCCCTGGCGGGGGGCGGCTCACTGCCGACCCAGGAGATCCCCACGGCCCTGATAGCCGTTACATCGAAATCCCTTTCCGCGAGCGGCATGGAAAAACGATTCCGGGCCCTGGACGTTCCCATAATCGCCAGGATCCATGAGGATGAGATCCTCCTCGACCTGCGGACCATCGAGGAGGAAGAATTTCCCTTCATTGAAACGGGCCTTGGTTCCATCGCGGGGAGAAAGCGGTAG
- a CDS encoding RluA family pseudouridine synthase, whose product MTEERERFTFGVSGASGGERVDVFLARQGVFPTRSQIKRAIERGGVRVNGTVVKAAYRVREHDAVEVEKEPPLPARAEPEDIALDVVFEDEHLIVVNKPAGMVVHPAAGNYRGTLVNALLHHCRDLSGVGGVQRPGIVHRLDKNTSGLIVAAKNDDAHLGLAEQFKKHEITKIYAAFVHGNVRRDSGVVDLAVGRHPGDRKKMSAGRAGGKEALSRWTVVERFGPVTLLDVRIETGRTHQIRVHMHAMGHSVVGDDRYGNSRKQTESLRDGRVRAVLGGIGRQALHARLLGLTHPVDGRYLEFQAPLPDDMARLLRELNAYRTSVV is encoded by the coding sequence ATGACCGAAGAGAGGGAACGATTCACGTTCGGCGTTTCCGGTGCGTCCGGCGGCGAACGGGTCGATGTGTTCCTCGCCCGGCAGGGTGTCTTCCCGACCCGATCGCAGATCAAGCGGGCTATCGAGCGTGGAGGGGTGCGGGTCAACGGCACGGTGGTGAAGGCCGCGTACCGTGTCAGGGAACATGATGCCGTGGAAGTGGAGAAGGAACCTCCCCTTCCGGCGCGGGCGGAGCCCGAGGACATCGCTCTCGATGTCGTTTTCGAGGATGAACATCTGATCGTTGTGAACAAACCGGCCGGTATGGTGGTCCACCCCGCCGCCGGGAATTACCGGGGCACGCTGGTGAACGCGCTTCTTCATCATTGCCGGGACCTTTCGGGTGTCGGCGGGGTTCAACGTCCCGGTATCGTGCATCGCCTCGACAAGAACACCTCGGGCCTTATCGTGGCGGCAAAGAACGATGATGCCCACCTTGGCCTGGCGGAACAGTTCAAAAAACATGAAATTACAAAGATATACGCGGCATTCGTCCATGGAAACGTGCGCCGGGATTCGGGAGTCGTCGATCTTGCCGTGGGGCGGCATCCCGGGGACAGAAAAAAGATGTCCGCCGGGAGGGCCGGCGGGAAGGAAGCGTTGAGCCGGTGGACCGTGGTCGAGCGGTTCGGGCCGGTCACCCTTCTTGATGTTCGTATCGAAACGGGAAGGACGCACCAGATCAGGGTCCATATGCACGCCATGGGTCATTCCGTCGTGGGTGACGACAGGTACGGCAATTCGAGAAAACAGACGGAATCTCTCAGGGATGGAAGGGTCAGGGCGGTTCTCGGGGGCATCGGGCGCCAGGCGCTCCATGCCCGTCTGCTCGGTCTTACGCACCCCGTCGACGGCCGCTATCTTGAATTCCAGGCCCCCCTGCCCGATGATATGGCCCGCCTGTTACGGGAACTGAACGCATACAGGACTTCCGTGGTATGA